The genomic segment GTAAGCCGCAGGGCAATCACAACGGCGGGCAGCTTGCGTTTGATCCGGACGGCTTTTTGCTCTTCGGGATCGGCGATGGCGGCGGGGCGGGCGACAGCGGCGACGGTCACAATCCGACGATTGGCAATGCGCAGGACAAGACGACGCTGCTCGGAAAGATACTGCGAATCAATGTCAATGCGGGCTCGCCCTATGGCATCCCGGCGGATAACCCGTTTGTCGCGGAGGCGGGGGCCCGGCCGGAGATCTACGTGCTCGGCGCGCGGAATCCCTGGCGGTTTTCATTTGATTCGGGCGGCGAGCGGCGGCTTTTTGTCGCAGACGTCGGTCAGAATCTGTTTGAAGAGGTGAGCATCGCCGCCAAGGGCGACAATCTCGGTTGGCGGATTCGCGAGGGCGCGGGATGCTTTGATCCCGCCGATTCGAATAATCCCCCCGCGCAGTGCGCGAATACCGCGGCCGACGGCGAGCCGCTCATTCCTCCGATTCTCCAATACCCGCATTCCGATTCATCCGGCGGGCCGTCGGGCATTGCGGTCATCGGGGGGTTTGTCTATCGCGGCGGGGCGATACCCGGTCTGACGGGCCGGTATGTCTTTGGCGACTGGAGCAAGGGCTTTCTCTTTCCCGACGGGTCCCTGTTTGTGGGGACGGAAGCGGGCGACGGGAGTTGGACGATGGAGCATCTCACCGTGCGCGACCGATCGGGTGGGCGAATTGGGGAGTTCCTGCTCGGCATGGGGCGGGATATGGCGGGCGAACTGTATCTTCTGAGCAGTGCGAATTCCGGGCCGACAGGCAACACGGGGAAGGTATACAAGGTTGTCCCGTAAGTGGAGAATGAACCAATGCAATTACGCCGAATGACCGCGTGGGTCGGTGTTTCATCGCTTATTGCCGCGGCGGCCGGAATGGGCCCGGGTTGTCAAGGTAATGTCAACACGCCCCCGCCTCCGTCCGGACAGATGGTTTCGTTCGCCAATCAGATTCAGCCAATCTTTAACGCCCATTGCATCGACTGCCACAGCGGCGGCGGGCCGCCGCTCAGCGGGGTTACGTTGAATCTGGAGGCCGGCGTTGCGTACGCGGCGATCGTCAATCAACCGAGCGAACAGGATGCGAGTTTTACGCTCGTGGTCCCCGGTATACCCAACGGTAGTCTGCTTTATTGGAAGGTCAGCTCGGATACGCCGCCCGTCGGTTCGACGATGCCGCTGTTCGGCGCGCGGCTCTCGGCGAATGAGGTGGCGCTTTTGCGCGACTGGATTGCACAGGGCGCCCCGAATAACTAAGGTAGCAGGAAAGGCGTGTGGATTTCGTGACTCCGTCGCAAATCGGAGGCTGTTTTGTGCTTTGGAGGGAGTGCCATGCACGATCTCGATCGTTTTCAGGCGTTTCTGCGATACAGCGAATGGGCCAACGAGCAACTCCTTCGCGCGGCGGCGGGTTTGAACGATGAGCAGCTCGATCAGTGCTTCGACATGGGCCGCGGCACGCTGCGCAAGACGTTCATGCACCTGTGGGCCGGTGAAAGCGTCTGGCTGGCGCGATGGAAGGGGAAAACGGAAACGCCGTGGCCGGACGAGGAACTGAAGGCGACCGTGCCCAACATTGACGAGCGGTTCAAGGGCGTTTATTCCGATCGCGCCCCGTTCATGGCGACGCTCAAGGATGCAGACGTTGGGCGCGTCATCACCTATCGCGACTCAAAGGGCAGCCTGTACAAGGCGTCGCTCGGCGACATGATCATGCAGGGGATCACCCATTCGATACACCACCGTGCGCAGGCAGTCAATATGCTGCGTCGGCTCGGCGCCTCGGCGCCGGAAGTCGATTACATGTATTGGGTGCGGAAGCCGGCGTAGGCTGAATGCGGAATTCGGATTGCGGAATGCGGAATAATAATAAAACGCGGCTTCACGTCGTATCAACTTAATTTAACATGCACGACGCCATCCTCAAACGTTTCGACGCCCCCGACGAGACGCGGACGTTCGAGAGGGGAAAGTTCGACGTGATTCGCATGGGCGCGATGACCATCGGCCGCGCGACCTACGAGCCGGGCTGGAAGTGGTCGATCCACGTCGGCGCGGCGACCGGCGCGGCGCTGTGTCAGGTCGAACACGTCGGAATGGTTGTGTCGGGGCGCGCGATGGTGAAGATGGCTGACGGCCGCGAGATCGAGATGAAACCGGGCGACGTGTTCTATGTCGCGCCGGGGCACGATAGCTGGGTGGTCGGGGACGAGCCGTATGTGTCGCTGCATTTCCTCGGCGCGGACGATTACGCGGCCTGACGGCCTTGTTCGAGACAGTCATCATGCCATCCACCCAGCGATGTGAGCGCTCTCGTCGGCATTCGACGCCGATTGGATTCCTCATCGTGCTCTTGCTGCCGGTCGGGGCATTCGCCCAGCAAAGCCATTGGGCCACGAAGATGGATGCGGCATGGACGGCGGCCCAATCGGCCGACGAGGCGAAGGATTGGAAGCGGGCGGCGGGTTACTATCGAGAGGTGCTGCTGCTGATACCGCACGAGTCGACGTCGAAAGTGGCCCTGGCGCGGTGCCTGGCCCAGCTCGGAGAGACGGACGAGCCGCTGCGGCTTCTCGAAACCGCGGTCGAAAACGGTTGGAATCAAACCCAAGCGCTTCGCGAGGAGCCGGCCTTTGAGGGAATGCGACGCGACCCGCGATACCAGCGGCTCTACGAGCGAATCGCCGAGATTGAAAAAGAGAATATCGTCGTCTACCTTCCGCCGGGGCTCGATAAGGCCCAACCCGCTCCGCTGATCGTGGCGTTTCACGGCCGGAATGAAAACCCACACGCTTTTGTGCCGACGTGGAGAGACGCCGCGAATTCCCTCGGCGCAGTCATTGTCGCGCCACGCGGCGTGCATCGGGTGTCGGACAATTTGCTAAACGTCTGGGAGAGCCCGGAGGCGACGCGCGACCGCGACACGTCCAGGATAGACCTTGCGGCGTGCAGGAGGCTGGCGGACGAAGCGATTCGCCTGGCCAGGAAGAAGGCCGCTATTAACGAGCGCAGGATCGTCTTGACCGGATACTCGCAGGGCGGCGTCGTGGCGCTTCGGCTGCTTTGCGATTCCCCGAAGCAATTCGCCGGCGCGTTTGCCCAGGCGACGGTTTACAAACCGCTCGGGGAAGAGGCGTGGCGGGCCGCGCGCATCGAGCGCGCCGGGCGGGTGTATCTGCTGTCGGGTGAATTGGACACGCTGCGTCCGCGCTCTGAGGACGCGTACAAAGAGTTGAAGGCCGCCGGATGGTCGGTCGAGTTGGAGATCGTGTCCGGTTGCGGCCACGAGCCTCCCGAGGATAACTCCCGGAGGCAGATCGAGGCGATCCGCTTTATCCTGGGTGCGCCAATCCCTGACGGGTGATCTCAAGTTGTGGCGTAGTATTTCTTCACCCTCTTGCGGCCGGCGTTTCAAAGGACTAGCATCTTTCCGTTCGCTAGGGGCGTCCGCGCGGAGCGGGCTGAGATTCGGCCGGTGAGCCGAGACCCTTGGAACCTGATCACCAAGACGCGACTTGAGGCCTGAGGCTTGAGACCTAAGGCGGCGAGGTTGCGGCAAGGTGCGTAGGGAAGCGACATGATCCACAGAAACAGCACGTCCTTCCATCAGCGATTGCGGCGAGTCCGTGAACGCGGCTCTGCGCCTCTGTCGCCACTCACGTAAGAAAGGATCACGCCCATGCGCCCAGTGTCTTTCCTCGTGATGTCCTATGTCATGTTCCTCGCGACGTCGATGACCGCCGCGCAGGAGTCGAACCGGCCCGGCGCCGGCCCTGCGAAGCTGTCCGTCGCCAAGATGATCCACGAGACGGTCACGATCACACAGGGCGATGCGAAGCTCTCCTGTTATCTTGCGCGGCAGGACTCGGCCACGCCGCTGCCGGGGCTGCTGCTGATCCACGAGTGGTGGGGGCTGAACGATTGGGTCAAGCAGCAGGCCGATCGTTACGCCCAAAAGGGCTATGTCGTGCTGGCCGTCGATCTGTATCGCGGCGAGGTGGCGGCGGACCGGGATCATGCGCACGAGCTGATGCGGGGTCTGTCCGATGACCGGGCGATGGCGGACTTGCGGGCGGGCTTCGACTACCTCGTGCGGCATGAGGCGACGAAGGGTCAGCGAATCGGCGTCATGGGCTGGTGCATGGGCGGCGGGTTCGCACTGAAGCTGGCCATCGCCGAGCCCAAGGTCGCCTGTACCGTCGTCTGCTACGGTCGACCGGTCACGGACGTGGCGGAGCTGCGCAAGATCAAGGGGCCGCTGCTGGGCATCTGGGGCGAGACCGACCGGGGAATCGAGGTGGAGCCGTTCAAAAAGGCGCTGAATGAGGCGGGCGTGAAGGCGACGCACCATATTTACCCCGGCGCGGGTCACGCGTTCTTGAACGAAACCAACAAGAAGGGTTACCACGCGGAGCAGGCGAAGAAGGCGTGGGGGGAGATTGAACACTTCCTGGAAGCGAACCTCAGAAAATGAAAAGGGGCATTCGTCAGTGATCAATATTATGCGATCTCGGTGTATTGTCGTCGTCTTGTGTGCGACAGCCCATCCGAGTTTCCTGCGCGCGGAGCCCGGAGAATCACCCTCCAAACAGGCAGCGCGCCCACCGGTCATCCAAGTGGGACAAGCCGACCTCGTCGGAAAACCGGCCCCCGCGCTGACGATTGAGAAGTTTCTGCAAGCTCCTCCGCGGGTCGTCCCGTCATGGGAGTCACTCAAGGGCAAATGCGTCGTGCTGGAGTTCTGGGCGACGTGGTGCGCCCCGTGCGTCGGGGCCATTCCCCACATGAACGAGCTGGCCGGCCGGTTCAAGGACAAGCCGATCGTGTTTATCTCCGTCACCCACGAGCCCGAAGCGAAGATCATCCCCTTCCTGAAACGGCGGAGCATGAGCAGTTGGATCGGACTGGACACCGATCGTTCGTTCTTCCGCGACTACAACGTGAAGGGCATCCCCCATACGGTCCTGGTCGATGCCAGGGGCACCGTGGCCGCCATCGGGTATCCGCACGATGTCACGGTCGAGGCACTGGAGTCGCTTATTTCAGGAAAGCCCGTGATCCTGCGCCCGGCGGAGGACGAGCGGCCCGTCGTCCCCGCCAAACGCGAGGAGCCGGTCGCGGCGGAACCCATGTTTGAGATCGTCATCCGTCCCACGGCGGAAGGTTTCGGTGCCGGCACGACGATCGGCGTGGGAAAAATGAGCCTGGTCTCCAACCCGCCGCTAAACCTGCTTTCCAGCGTTTATCAGACGCCGGCTTATCTCGTTGATCTGCGCGCCACGCTGCCCGACGGATACTATGACGTCGTTGCATCCTTGCCGGCCGGAAAGGCGGAACAGTTGTATCCCCTTCTGCGGCGGGCCACCGAAACGGCCTTTGGCATCACGACGCGACGCGAACGCCGCGAATCGGACGTATACGTCCTGACATTGCCCGAGGGCGGTTCGTCGTTGCTGAAGCCGACTGCGATGGCAAGTGGCGGATCGGGCACCAGATCATCCACTGATAAAATTGAGTTGACCGGCGAAACGCTCAAGAGGCTTGCCGCGCTTCTGGGGACCCGGCTCAGTACACCGGTCATCGACGAGACGGGGCTCGCCGGTCGGTATGACATCAAGCTGAAATGGGAAGGCGACGGGCCCGAGCCGGTGATTCAGGCCGTTGAGCAGACGCTCGGCCTGGAGCTGCGACCGGCGCGACGGCGCGTGGAGTTTCTGGTGGTTGAGAACGAGTCGAGGGGCGGCGAAAGGAGCCATGATGATATCGAAGATTAACCTGGCGGAGAAGTTCGCGAGAATCCCCGAGCCGTGGAAGCCGCATATCGTGGCGGAGGTGAATGACTGCTACGTGAAGCTCGGCAAGTTCAAGGATGAGTTCGTGTGGCACCATCATGAGAATGAGGACGAGATGTTCCTCGTTGTGAAGGGCTGCTTCACGATGAAGCTGCGCGACGGTGACCTGCACATCAAGGAGGGCGAGATGGTCGTCATCCCCCGCGGAGTGGAGCACCTGCCCGTGGCCGACCACGGCGAGGCCTGCGTGATGCTGATCGAGCCGAAGACGACGCTGAATACGGGGAATGTGCGGAATGAGCGGACGGTGGAGCGATTAAAGAGAATCTGATGTGCGGCATGAACATATCGTGTGTTTCGGATTTGGAAGGCCGGTTCCCTTTTATTTACCATGTACTTTCAAGCACTGACGCGACTGATCATGCGATGTCGGCAGAAAGCGCAGCCTGCGAAAGAGGGCGGTCGCTTGTTCAATATCTATCGCGCGCGACTCAGAAGGCTGCCTGGTATTTGGGAGGTTACTTACACGATAGCGAGGTGCTCCACAGCAGTCTAGTAAATAATGAATTCCATATTCGACTCGACGATTTCTCTACGCATTGCCTCTTCGATGTTCTCGCCCGGCACCGAGGCATGACAACAGATTCCTGTTTTGGCAAGCCTGCGCCCCTAGATGTAATGATTCGCCATGTCGACCAAATCGATTTTTTTCAACTCGAGGAAGATCAGAGATTTTCGCGTTGCGATTCGAATGTTTTGGTTCCGAAAAGTACATGGCTTTATGACGACATCGATTTTGCTCGGCCCGAACAATTTGGTTTGGGTCTGATCTTCTGGACTCCGTCATCAGACCATATCTTGGTCGCATTGCACGCAAGGAGTATTGAGTTTGATGAACATCAAGAAGAATCATTTGTAAGTCTGTTTGGTGTGGAATGCGTAGATTTGTTTAATGCTTATTGGAAGGCGCGGAAACGCCGTTCCTTTGATCGTTCCCAGATTAAGGATGTCTTGGAGGGCAACAGCGACTTTGACGATTGGTGCGCCCCCCTTTGATCCTCACCGAATCACAACGATGCAGAGGTAAACTCATGACTCAAATCCAATTCGCCCGCAATGCCATTCTCGCGCTAGAAATGGTTCGCGTCGCGCAGCGCAAGTGCGTCACGCCATCTGGTCCACACAACAAGGTAAGTCATCGATGACACGAGTGAAACGCCAAATCGTTGTGCTCGGCGGCGGCGGGTTCAGCGCTCAGCCCGACAACAGGCTGCTCGATGATTACGCGCTGCGGCTGACGCGAAAACAGGCGCCCCGGGTCTGCTTCGTGGCCACGGCGGGCGGCGATAACCCGGATTACGTCAAGCGATTCTACGCGGCGTTTCGTTGGCCGCGGGCGAAGGCCTCGCACCTTCCGCTTTTCGCGAGGGATAGCGCGACTCCGCGCGAGCAGTTGCTGGCGCAGGACCTGATCTATGTCGGCGGCGGGAATACGGCGAACCTGCTGGCCGTCTGGCGACTGCACGGCGTGGATCAGATTATGCGCGAGGCCTGGCAACGCGGAATCGTCCTCGCCGGAGTGTGCGCGGGCATGCTCTGTTGGTTTGAAGGCGGGGTGACGGATTCCTTCGGCCCGTTGGCCGCAGTGCGAAACGGCCTGGGCATTCTGTCAGGTAGCGCGTGCCCTTATTACGACGCCGACCCATTGCGCCGTCCCACCTATCATCGGAAGATCCGGGACGGACTACCGGGCGGCTACGCGGCAGACGTTGACGCCGCCCTCCATTTCGTGGGAACCAGACTGAAGGCGTGCCTGAGTTCGCGGCGCGGGGCGCGGGCCTACCGCGTGGAGCTGCGGGCGGGCGCTGTCCGGGAGACGGCCCTGCCGACCCGGTTGCTGGGCGCGCGGCAGAAGACGAAGCACACACGCCAGCGGCGAAACACCAATGACGGAGACAAGTCATGACACAATTACAATCCGCCCGCAAGGGCATCGTTACACCGGAAATGGTCCGCGTCGCGCAGCGCGAGTGCGTTACGCCGGAGTTTATTCGCGATGAGGTCGCGCGCGGGCGGATCGTCATTCCCGCGAACGTGCGGCATCTGGCGGGGGCCGCCGGACAAAGCTCGAATAGCGAATTGCGAATATCGAATAGCGAAAGTCAGAATAGGAACCGACGCGCTTCTGAGGACCATTCGCCATCTATTCGCCAATCGACATGGTTACCAGCCGGTCATCCCGGTCATCGTGCTGATGCCGCATTCTGGGTGAACCAGACCGTCGCGCAGCGGTGGGCCGTCATTAGCGATCCCGACTATTCTCGCGGCGAGCGCGCCGCCAAGCGGCTCGACCCCATGGGCATCGGTCGCACGATCACGACGAAGATCAACGCCAACATCGGCGCGTCGCCGGTCGCCAGCGATACAAAGGAAGAGGTCGACAAGCTTATGTGGGCGCAGAAATACGGCGCCGACACGCTGATGGACCTTTCGACCGGCGGGAATCTCGTGGAGTGCCGGCAGGCGATCATCGACCACAGCACCATCCCCATTGGCACCGTGCCGATCTACAGCATGATCATCGGGCGGAATATCGAGGAGCTGACCGAGGGCGACATCCTCAAGGAAGTCGAGCGGCAGGCGCAGCAGGGCGTCGATTATTTCACGATCCACGCCGGCGTTCTGCTGGAGAACCTGCACCTCATTAAGAAGCGCGTGACGGGGCTCGTCAGCCGCGGCGGCAGCCTGCTCGCCAAGTGGATGATCACGCACAACAAGCAGAACCCGATGTACACGCTCTTCGACGAGATCAGCGCGATCATGCGGGAGTACGACGTGACCTATTCGCTGGGCGATGGCGTGCGACCGGGCTGCCTGGCCGACGCGGGCGACGCGGCGCAGATCGCGGAGTTGGAGACGCTCGGCGAACTCACGCAGCGGGCCCGCGAGAAGGGCGTGCAGGTCATGGTCGAAGGGCCGGGTCACGTCCCGCTGCACGAGATCGCCTGGAACATGCAGATCGAGCAGAAGATCTGTGATGACGCGCCGTTCTACGTGCTTGGGCCGCTCGTGACGGACGTCTTCCCCGGCTACGACCACATCACGAGCTGCATCGGCGCGACGGAGGCGGCGCGGTCGGGCGCGGCGATGCTCTGCTACGTCACGCCGAAGGAGCACGTCGGCCTGCCCAAGGCGCAGGATGTCAAGGAGGGCTGCATCGCCTACAAGATCGCGGCGCACGCCGGCGACATCGCCCGCGGGATCGTCGCCGCGCGCCAGTGGGACGACGACATGAGCCGGGCCCGGGCGGCGCTGAACTGGCCGAAGCAGTTCGAGATCGCCTTCGACGGCGAGACGGCCCGCGCCCTGCACGATGAGGACCTGGACGTTGATACGGACTTCTGCGCGATGTGCGGTCACGACTGGTGCAGCATGCGGATCAGCAAGGAGATCCAGGAATTCGCCAGCGGCAAGGCCGAGGGCTTTCAGCCGGTAAAGCGCGCGGTCAAGAGCCCGGGGCTGACGCAGGAGCAGGTGGAGTTTCTGTCGCATCGAGGCGCCAAGCACGCGTGCCATAGCGACATCGTGGCGGATGATGAGGAGGCGAAGCGGGTGCAGGAGCAATACGTTCAGCTGAACGTCGGTGCGTAAGAGCATGTCATCCGTTTACATTGAAACAACGATTCCGAGCTATTACTTCGAGACGCGCAAGGACGCGCGCTCGGTGGCATGGCGTGAGGCCACGCGGGAGTGGTGGGATCGAGAGCGGCGTCGATATCGCATTGTGACTTCCGCGTATGTTCTCGCCGAACTCGCTCTCTCGCCACCCGAAAAGGCGGCTAAGGGTCGCATCCTGATCGCAAATGTGCCCTGGCTGAATGCGCCACCGGGTGCTCGGGAAGTGGCCCAATACTATATCGACCACCAGCTTATGCCGAAGGACGCCGAAGGTGACGCGATGCATCTCGCGCTTGCATCGATCCACGGTATTGATTTTCTCTTGACATGGAATTGCCAACACCTGGCCAACATGAATAAAATACGACACCTGAGTGTTCTCAACGCTCGATTGGAGCTTCCGGTGCCCGTGATTACAACGCCGCTTACCCTCATGACGGAGCGAAAATGATGAAGAAGAACAACGAACACATTGACTGGCAGAACGACCCCGTCGTCGAAGAGGTCCGTCGAGCGCGGCGCGCTTTGTGGAAACAGGCCGGCAGTACGGTCGAGGGCCTGATGCGGCTTGTCGCGAAACGAGAATCAGGCAACCGTCCCGCCGATGCGCGGTCGCCCCGACGTCGTACGCGCGCGCGAGTGCGAAAGTCGCAATCCGCTAAGTGAACCCATAGCGACCGATTGAATCTTGGATCGGAACTGAGGATAAGGAGACGACACATGCCAAAATACCTGATCGAACGACAAATGCCGGGAGCCGGGAAGTTCTCGAAGGAGGAGCTCAAGGCGATCGCCCAGAAATCGACGGGCGTGCTGCGGAGCCTGGGGCCGCAGATCCAGTGGCAGCACAGCTACGTCACGGGCGACGTGGTCTACAGCATCTACATCGCCCCGAACGAGGAGATCATCCGCGACCATGCGAAACGCGGAGAATTCCCCTGCAACCGCGTCGCCGAGATCAAGACGACCATCGATCCGACGACGGCGGAGTAGAGAGTTCGTCGCGATGGCCGCGCTCTATCAATGACATCGCGCCCGCGCCATGCGATTCAGGGCAAGGGCAGACCTAGGACCGGAATATTGACCAGTGAACACTCGAAGATTGACGCGGCTGTTCCTCATCTCATGCTTCGGCGCACCTCTTGGCTGTGGTTGCGCCAAGGTCTCCATGAATCCAGGAGGAGGCCGGGCATATTCGAACCTCGCTGGATCATGGTGGATCTCCCTTGGGGACTTCTACGCTTCCATGAAGTCCAAGGGATATCCTGGCGACACCAGCATTCCGCCGAGTTGGAAAAACAGGCATATCCTTCTGTTTAAAATCGAGGACGATGGCCATTTTGATTGGTCGCGCACAGAGTGCGGCGTCACCGAAGGATTTCGAAATCTTGCGATGAAAGGGGATCGGCGCAAGGGTTTGCGATATCCCTACGGGGATTTTGAAGTGTTAAGCGCGAAATACCGCCCTACGCGTAGTCAAGTGACCATCCGCCGCGCCTGGGACGACGGAGTGTCCTACCCATGGGACACGCTCACTTTGACGGCGAGATTGAAATCAGACGGCAGCGCAGTGTTCACGCAAACTGTTGCTGGAAGGGACTCTGGATCAATTACAAATGGCGTCCAGCTTCGATGTCACCGTGGACTGAGTGATTTCAAATCGGAAACAAGATCGTCTATCGCCGGGTGCTGGGCTCTTGACGGGGCAGATGAAAAGATCGTCTTGGTGATACGCCCCAATGGCACGTTCGATTGGACCGGCACGGTCGAAGGAATGTTGGGTGGAATGTACCAGCTCGAAATTCCCGGCAACAAAAGTTTCAACCGCATGGACGGCACGTTGTACGATGTAGTGTCGTCGTGCTATTCAGCGGAAGAGAGTCAGATAACTTTACAGGCTTCAAGAGAAGACGACAAAGGAGCCTTGAGAGAGGTTGTGAGATTCCAGTTTCACGCAACTAAACTGGACAGTGAACATATCGACTTTGAATTTTCCGCGAACGAAGGCAGCGAAAAAGAACATCGCGGCAAGGCCACTCTACATCGCGTGGAAAACGTATCTGGTCGAGCGGAATCCGCAATGATCGCTTTCGCAGCCCCGGAAAACGAAGTGCGAACGAAAACCGAGACCATTAAGAAATAGAGTGGTGGCGAGGCGTCGAGCCAGAATTCGTTAAATGCAGGAATCCTAGACCAAAAGGAGACGGATCATGCCAAAGTATTTGATCGAACGGGAGATTCCGGGCGTGGGGAAACTGACGCCTCAGCAGCTTCAGGCGATTTCGCAGAAATCGTGCGGCGTCCTGAAGAACCTCGGCCCGCAGATTCAGTGGCTGCACAGCTATGTCACGGGCGACAAGGTCTATTGCGTCTACATCGCCCCGAACGAGGAGATGGTGCGGGAGCACGCCAGGCGCGGCGAGTTCCCCTGCAACCGGGTCAGCGAGATCAAGACGACGATCGACCCGACGACGGCGGAGTAGCTCACGCGACCCCTGCCCTTGGCTGGTGAATGACGGAGCGCGGAGAGGCAGCCCACGTGCGCCCCCGTGAGCGTTCGCACTCCCCGTCGTTGCTCCTATGGCGATCCCCATCAGGAGCCTCCATGACCACCGCATACTCCGTCCTCGGTCTGTATCTGGCCCTCGTCCACCCTACCGCCTGTTTCCCGGGGCCGACCAAAAAACCCTCGGCGCAAAAATCCTCCCCGCGCGACAAGTCCAAATCCGCAACACCGCCCGCCCGATCCGGTCATAACCTCGTCTTCGACCCCGTCCGAAAGATGGTGCTGCTGGTCAACGGTGACCAGAAAAAAGGGCTCCGCGAGATCTGGGGATGGAACGGCCGGCGATGGAGCGTCGTCGATCGAAAGGCGCCGCGTTGTCGATCCCTCGGCGGCGTGGCCTTCGACGCCAAGCGCAAAGTACTCGTACTTTACGGCGGCTCGGAGGGGGACCCTTTGCGTTATCCGTCGGGCGTGACGGAATACGATGGAAAGAAGTGGCGCACCCTCAAGGCCGACGAGCCCGGCCCGCGTGACCACATGGCGATGGTGTATGACGCCGACCTCGGCAAGTGCGTCGTTTTCGGCGGCCAGCGGGAGGACGCCAAGACCTTCCTCAACGATACGTGGCTGTGGGATGGCAAGACCTGGGAGCAGGT from the Phycisphaerae bacterium genome contains:
- a CDS encoding DUF4242 domain-containing protein, encoding MPKYLIEREIPGVGKLTPQQLQAISQKSCGVLKNLGPQIQWLHSYVTGDKVYCVYIAPNEEMVREHARRGEFPCNRVSEIKTTIDPTTAE
- a CDS encoding kelch repeat-containing protein, which produces MTTAYSVLGLYLALVHPTACFPGPTKKPSAQKSSPRDKSKSATPPARSGHNLVFDPVRKMVLLVNGDQKKGLREIWGWNGRRWSVVDRKAPRCRSLGGVAFDAKRKVLVLYGGSEGDPLRYPSGVTEYDGKKWRTLKADEPGPRDHMAMVYDADLGKCVVFGGQREDAKTFLNDTWLWDGKTWEQVTGPGPEARVHHAMAYDAKRKRVVLFGGFRPGAQPLTDVWEFDGRSWSRSRVPGPSARSSARMAYHAGTKKTVLFGGGDTSSSTMYEDTWLWDGQQWQRADVKQSPPARCVHALGADPVRDRVILFGGYSENNFDDTWEWDGTVWRQMSMPPAASTTLRR